The DNA window AATTTTGTTACAttcatgtcatatatatatatatatataattttttttccattattgGCTTATGGCAGCTTATTGATGGGTTCAAGCTTGAGGGAAATTCTGAACTAAAGGTACCTATTCTTGGTCTTTTTAGTGGATGTAATAAGTTTCCTTTATCCTGAAGCTTCATATAAGTAAGCATTTCATCCACAATATGACATATTATGTTTTGTCTCTGTTTTGAGCAGATAAGTGTTAGTTCTGCTGCTCAAGGCGCTATATCACAAGTGGAAATCCAAGTTACTAATAGTAATAACTCCTTACTTCTTCACTGGGGCGGTGTACCCAAAATGAAAGAGTGAGTTACTTAGCAGATAGTTTACATTTATGACTATCAAGttcaataatttttcatttatgtaATTTCCTCTGTGAGTGGTCATATGCAGGAAATGGGTACTTCCTGCTCGTCGCCCTGAAGGAACTCAAGTATACAAGGATAGAGCTTTAAGAACCCCCTTTCTGAAAGTAAGCTGATAATAATTAATCGAGATCATGGAATTCCATTTTCCAAAATTGGAATTTCTATGATCTGTTCATAACTCCTTTATATTGGGTGTTTCCGAAcccttttttaaattttttttttttttgtttattttctatTCATTGGCTTGTAGTCTGGCCCTCATTCCATCTTGAAGATAGAGATTGATGATCCAGCTCTACAAGCTCTGGAATTTCTTATATTTGATGAAGAACAAAACAAATGGTCGCTCTCCTtgcaaattaattatgttattcaGTATCATCAACCCATATTCTTTTATTTACtcaattattcttgtccatagGTTCAAAAATCGTGGTGAAAACTTTATTGTGAAGTTGCCTGCAAGGGATAAGCCTGTACCAAAGTTATCAGTTCCTGAGGATCTTGTACAGATTCAAGCTTACCTTAGGTGGGAGAGGAAGGGTAAACAGAGTTACACTGCTAAGCAAGAGAAGGCAAGTGATTAGAATTAGAAATGGATTTGGAATATTCACCAGTAATCTGCATTTTCCTTAATCTGCATTTTCCTTATATATCTGTTAGATTCGGAAAGGGCAAATcttgttctcaactcctcacaATATACTTTTAATGAGATCTTCTATAATGTGTCGGAACATAgtataaacatattttgtttTGGATTTAACATGAAGTTCTATGCATACGTCTAAATAACTAGTTTTGCCATAAGTTCTTTCCTGATGCTGTTTCCAGGTGGACCCAATATTTTTGTTTCTATTTAGGATATTGATgtatatttctctctctgtcTAGATATTACAACATGAAAAGCAAGTCTGATCTCTATCTGGATCCTTGGTAATTGGTTGTTTACAAAGTCTTGAATTGCATGTAAAGAAAAACATTTGATGCTTATATTATGAAGAGTGGGAAAATAATGGCAGATGTTATAGTTAATTTTCTCTATGTTGGGCGTGGCTTGATTATCCACATAATTTTATTGATGAAGAGGGATTGAGAATCTAATTCCATAATAATAACCCtttataattcattgttttcaTGTGCTCGATGCTAATGCCTGCAAGTGGATCATTGCATTGTGTGTTTGTGTGCCATTATTCTACCATCTTCTTATATTCAGTTGTATTGTTAGGAAGAATATGAAGCAGCTCGAGCAGAGCTATTGGATGAAGTAAGCAAGGGAACTAGCATACAGGATCTCCGAACAAGGCTGACTAACAAAAATGGCAAAAGTACTAGTCAGGAACGCGTTCGTTCTGAAACAAAGAGCCAAATACCAGATGATCTCATCCAAAGTCAAGCTTATTTACGGTGGGAGAAAGCAGGAAAACCATCCTATTCTGATGATCAGCAACTTGTAATTCCAAACCTTTTCTACCATTTTATGTATATCCAGGTTTTGATGAATCTGGTTGGTTGTCTATTGATAcctcattttttaatttctggGTTACTTGCTCTTTTGCATGATGCACCTTTATTTTGCAATGACAATTTTGACTAAAGTAGTTTTTTTATGTGTGTGAACAGAAAGAGTTTGAACAGGCAAGAAGGGAACTACAAGTTGCCCTAGATGAGGGGAGTTCGCTTGATGAATTGCGAAAAAAATTTGTCAAGGGAGAGATAAAAACTAAAGTTGTAAAGCAACCTGAAAGAAAGAGTAATTTTTCTCCAGGAAGGATTCAACGCAAGAAGAGGGATCCAGTGCAGCTTCTCTCTAAGAAGCTTGCGGGATCCCCAGAGGAGATGACCACCAGAGAACTGCCAGCTTTATCTCCATTTGAACAATATGGTAAGCTGAAGGTGGAGCAAGCTGGAGATACTCTTTTGCACAAGAAAGTTTACAAGATTGCTGATAAGAAATTGCTAGTAAGTTCATGGCATGATATTGATGTTCTTTCATGAGACCTAATTGTTGATTGTAACTCTTATGACATCTAATTTCTGCAGGTACTTGTCAATAAGGCTAATGGAAAATTAAAGGTTCATTTAGCTACAGATCTAGAGGATCCCCTCATCCTTCACTGGGCTCTATCCCATAAAGCAGGAGAATGGGTGGTAATAACAAATTATCATACTTTATTCACGTTGACTAATATAGTTCTTCCCCAAAATTCCATGAGGAAAATAATTGAGAAATCAAAATGCCATTGAAAAACGCTACTTCCTTTATCAGAAAATGCTATGGACATTTTGCAGGCACCACCTCCAACAGCTGTGCCCCTCGGCTCAAGTACTCATGGAAATGCCATTGAAACACAATTCAAAAGTAGTTCAGGCGATTTACCTTACAAGGTTGTTAGAGGAGTTGGACTTACTCTAGATATCATAATATTAACCTGgaaattatttatcttcttcaAGTGTTCTTCTAAAATGTGCTAACTGGCAGTCCCGTTGTTTTTGGTTCAAATTTTCAGGTCCAATCCCTGGAAATAGAATTTGAAGATGAACAGTTTGTTGGAATGCCGTTTGTGCTGTTGTCTGGTGAAAAATGGATAAAGAATAATGGTTCAGATTTCTATGCAGAATTTAGTACAGGTTCTATGGTGGTGAAGAAGGTTGTTGTCTGATCTCCCAAGAACTCGTGCTTTTAGTATCTCTTGGTTTCATTCGTTCTCTTTATTTCCCCTTCACGTTTGATCAGTTTTTAACTGtccatttttcaaataaagGTGGCTGTCGGTGATGGTCAAGGTACTGCAACGTCTTTGTTGAATAAAATAGCTGATTTGGAAAGTGAGGCACAAAAGTCCTTCATGCACAGGTTGACATTATTCTCTTTTATTCTTTGTTTTCTCTCCATCTAATTTAACTTAAGTTCTATTTTTATGGAAACAGCAAACTGATGTCCTTAAGTATGAGGTTTGTATTTCTACAAGTTCCATTGTAGACCATTCACAGTATAGTTTCTTAGAAAATTCATTAGTTGACACCATATAGCTTGTATAGGAGATAGATGAATGTAGTGTCATCATGGATAGAGGTGATTAATATTATCTTGTATAATTGgtcttaattttcttttcatacCTTAACTTAACTTTGGTGCTTCTGCTTGGGCAATAATTGAACTGCAAGAATAGTGTAGCTTATGGATTTTAAGCTCCAATATATTTTCTGGTTTTTTCTTTGCATTCCACTTAACACTATTGAGATAAGAGCATAATGGTCATGGTCATTTTCTATCTAGAGAGCTTCAAGTCCTTCCCCTCTTTGCAGATTCAATATTGCTGCAGACTTGATAGATGAAGCCAAAGGTAGCGGTGAACTTGGTTTTGCTGGACTTCTTGTATGGATGAGGTTTATGGCAACCAGGCAGCTCATATGGAATAAAAACTACAACGTAAAGCCACGGTATTACTCACAtcttttacattttaatattcttaagaGTGCCATAAAGATCCAACTCTCTGGAAGGTGCAGACAGTTTAGTAATAGGGAAAAGGCTGTGCTGAAGAGTTAAATCTTCAACCTCACCCTATGTTCAGTTTTTACATGTGCGCATTTGTCTTGTGTGATGCAGTGAAATAAGTAAAGCACAAGATAGATTAACAGATCTGCTCCAGAACGCCTACAAAACTCATCCACAATGTCGAGAACTTGTGAGGATGATCATGTCTAGTGTTGGCCGTGGAGGCGAAGGAGACGTAGGACAACGAATCCGTGATGAGATCTTAGTTATCCAAGTAAATATCTCTCTTTGATATTTTGTTACAGTTACTCATTCTTCTCAAGACACACAAATACAGGAAATTTTACATGCTAGACTAGCACTGTTTTGAGTACACAACACAATAAATGTTACAATGGGTTCCCATGAATGTAAAACATTTTTGTATCACTAGGATTTGTTAAACTTGTTGACTTACAgcaattttatttgtaatcaAGGGCTACTAAAATTTCTTCTGTATCTATAAACAAAATCATTCAAGAATTAGTTTTTTGGGTCTTTTAATCATATGcattaaagattaattaatgattaatcaATCTTGTTGTAGAGAAAAAATGATTGCAAGGGTGGAATCATGGAGGAGTGGCACCAAAAGCTGCATAACAACACTAGCCCTGATGATGTCGTGATCTGTCAAGTAAGTTGGCATCggataatacaaatttatttgcTTGAAAGATAgctattttttttacattgaaTCTTCTTGCAGGCACTAATAGATTACATCAAAAGTGACTTCGACATCAGTGTCTACTGGAAAACACTTAATGAGAATGGAATAACTAAAGAACGGCTCCTAAGTTATGACCGTGCTATCCATTCTGAACCAAATTTCCGAGGAGAACAAAAAGATGGTCTTTTGCAGGATCTAGGTCATTATATGAGAACTCTGAAGGTTGGTTTGTATACATATCTTCACCAATTACTAATTATTCCTGGAGCGCTCTATATGGTATTATAATAGCATTGCTATGGTCACACTAGGAAGAATGTCTTCATCAAAAagagtaattatttttttgccAAGTTATACGCATATATGTGGATCATGGTCTTGTTCTATTCTCTTATTACCTTGTATGTAGCATATGTACAATTTGCTGATGATTTTCCGTTGACTTCTAATCTGCTTTCACTGTGGCATTTATGAGCCTATCCACATCTTCATCTTTATGCAGGCTGTTCATTCAGGTGCAGATCTGGAATCTGCTATTTCTAATTGCATGGGCTACAAGACTGAGGTGAAATAAAACATTGCATGAGTTACCTGTTTAATGACTGTTTCTTCTCAAATCTTGAAACGAGTTCTTTTCTGTTCAGGGACAAGGATTCATGGTTGGAGTAGAGATAAATCCTATATCAGGGTTACCATCTGAGTTTCCGGTACTGCTCTGTGTTGCTCATTCGTGGCATTTCTGATTCCTACTGTTGCCTGAAAAAAATCACATTACCATCAGTGCTCATTTCACACTTTTTTAACAGGAATTACTTCGATTCATCTTAGATCATGTTGAAGATAGAAATGTGGAGGCTCTTCTTGAGGTAGTAAAggaatttaattttctattatctGCCTTTTCATTGTTATGACAGCATAATGACTTCTCCCTTCTCACTTTATGAAGGGATTGCTGGAAGCTCGGCAAGAGCTTCGACCATCACTTTCTAATTCAAGCAACCGTCTAAAGGATCTTTTATTTCTGGATATTGCCCTTGACTCTACTGTTAGGACAGCTACTGAAAGGGGTTATGAGGAGCTAAATAATGCTCAACCTGAGGTACTTTTGTGGATCAGAATCTCCAAATCTCAATTCATATATTACTTTCCTCCCCCTAATAATctggtttatttattttgcagaaAATCATGTACTTCATTAACCTTGTTCTTGAAAATCTTATACTTTCTTCAGATGATAATGAAGATTTCATCTACTGCTTCAAGGTAATAGTACTTTTTGCTTTACAACTGCCTTAACAGTTGGTTTTTGTATAATAATGTATAGTTTAACCATGGAGATTGCAAGGCAAATACTTGCTCTATACTAATTCAAGCTAGGATACATTAAATCAAAGATGCAATATGCTGAGGGTTGTGGTACTTATCCTGTATCCTCAACCATGGACCTTATTTTGTTTGACTCATTGATTTAACTAAAGGAGAGAATAATGTCACAGGTTCAGCCATCTAGTCATGcatatgaagagaaaaaaagTGTCTCCAATTTCCACCCATTATGTTAGAGGAATcttcttgttttcttttatgTTCTTTCTCTGGAGTACAAGTTTCAGTTGCCTGTATAACTAAACAAATAGTTACAGTTTGGCTTTAAAACTTGAAACAACTGCTTAGCTCAGTTGCTATCTTCTGTTCCCTGAGCACAATTCTGTAGTTTCATGATGTGTAGGTGATAAAAACACCAAAGAAGTTACTGGAGTATACCAGATTTTATCGAGTGATCCTTTTAGCATAGCTTTTACTCTCATCTTTTAACCACGATATTTTCTCATCTCTTCAGGGATGGAATCATGCATTGAACATGTTGAAAAGTGGAGATAGTCACTGGGCACTGTATGCAAAATCAGTCCTGGACCGAACCCGGCTTGCACTTGCAAGCAAGGCAGAGTGGTATCATCATCTGTTGCAACCATCAGCAGAATACCTTGGGTCACAGCTTGGAGTGGACAAATGGGCTGTATGTGTATTACTATTTCCATTTAGAATAGGAAGTGTTTATGCTACCACAATTCACTATTTTTCTTGACGCAGATTGACATATTCACAGAAGAAATCATACGATCTGGATCAGCTGCTTCCCTATCAGCACTTATTAATCGACTTGACCCTGTCCTACGTGAAACTGCTCATCTAGGAAGGTTGACTATCAAtcctttttttattgataaaccTAAACAACTAACTAACACACAAAGTGTGTATGTGAGAAAGAACTACATGTTTaaagtttattcaaattttcttagtagattaatataattcattagtTTTATGAGGGATTATGTAACTGTAACCTAGTTTTCTCTTGCAGTTGGCAAATTATTAGTCCAGTGGAAGTTGTTGGATATGTTGTTGTCGTGGATCAGTTACTTACAGTCCAGAATAAATCTTATGACAAGCCGACAATTCTAGTGGCAAAATCAGTTAAAGGTGAGGAGGAGATTCCTGATGGTACAGTTGCTGTCCTTACACCTGACATGCCAGATGTTTTATCTCATGTATCTGTCCGGGCAAGGAACTGCAAGGTAATTTGCCTTCTAGATTTCTGTCCTTTCTCCTTATTTTCCTTAGCAATCATGTGCAACTTTTCCGACttattttattctcttggaaaggTTTGCTTTGCTACATGCTTTGACCCCAATATTTTGGCTGACCTCGAGGCAAAGCAGGGGAAACTGATACACCTAAAACCTACTTCTTCTGATATTGTTTACAGGTACTTCTGCTTGCATCAGCTGTGTTGAAATTACATTATTTTGTGCAAttaccaaatattttattttctggtGTAACGGCTCTTCTGGAAGTTTATTAAGCTCAAACAAAACCTTTATGTGTTTAAGGATCAAGTTCATTTTCTCTTCTTGTGCCTAATTGTAGTGAAACAAAGGAGGATGATTTAGTGAATGGAGATTCAAGCAAATCTATCGAAGGCTCTCTCCCCTCTGTAACATTAACAAAAAAGCAGTTCCTTGGTAGATATGCAATTTCATCTGATGAATTCACTCCTGAAATGGTTGGTTAACtgattcatattatttaacacactgttttatattcattttgggAAAAAAACTGGATTTTGCAGGTCGGCGCTAAATCACGAAATATTGCATATCTGAAAGGAAAAGTACCATCATGGGTTGGGATTCCTACGTCTGTTGCCCTACCTTTTGGGGTTTTTGAGGAAGTGCTTTCTGACAATATAAATAAGGTTTCCTCCTCAGTCTTTTTAATCCCATGAACCCAGGCCATACTCTTGTGATATACTTCATTTTTCTTGTGTTGTCATTTTCTCCAAACTTGGGGAAagcaacttttttattttttattttggagaaAATTCTTAGTTTGGTTCAACTAGCTGCCTTTCTTGAATGGTAATAAGCTGATCCAGTATTTTCCCTCATTGAAGTTCAGGCCTTTAGAAGAACCCTACTGCCAAACTCACAGctcatgtcaaaaatatttgaattcttCATTTCTAATGTTAGATTGTAGATcaggaaaagagaaagaaatgcCCTCAGAGGATTTAGAAGGAAGACTTAGAGCTTGATTGGTGTGGATTATTTCCAAATATTCCACCATTTCTCGAACATCACTCTTTCAAtctcatcattcaaatcatcaaacgAATACCCATACTCTACTTTTtgtaacattttaatatattaaacacTAAGAATATTTTGGCCATTCTATCCAAAtaatccaagatcaaacaagggcCTTAGTTTCAGCCTCCAGATTCTGGTTAACTTAACTCCACCCCACCAAGGTAGCCCAGTGGTAAGAGTCACTTAAGAAATCAAAAAgtcacgagttcgattccatctgaaagcgctttgagtttaggCGGGGACCATGACTGtagggtgtcatgctagtttcCTTTAATTCCTCCCAAAAAAAAAGTCCACCACTTCAAGAGTTCTATAAATAGAGTTAATTCTAACCCACCAATGTAGTTCAGTGGCAAGAGTCGGCttagagaccaaaatgtcacgggttcgattccatctggtagcgttttgagtttaagcgggggcCATGGCTGtagggtgtcatgctagttttcCTTTagttccaaaaaataaaataaatagagttAATTCTATTAATCTATGAGTATTGTTGCATCTTTCAGCCATTCATTTTGGAGAATGTTCTCTTCATTTGTGTTTAGCATACGCTTTACTTTTGCAGGTAGTGTCAGAAAAGCTGCAAGTCCTGAAAAAGAAATTATACGGCGGAGATATCAATGTATTGGGGGAGATACGCAAGACTGTTTTAGAGCTTGCTGCCCCAGAAAAGCTAGTATGATTTTAGTGGCTTCTTGTTCTCTTGTTAACCTTTCTTTGAAGACTATACAAGTCATGAAATTGATGGAAAACTATTTCAGGTTACAGAACTGAAATTAAAGATGCAGAGTGCTGGCATGCCTTGGCCTGGTGATGAAAGTCAGGAAAGATGGAAACAAGCATGGACAGCTATAAAGAAAGTAAGAACATAATTTTACTATAGTAGTCGTAAATATATACTAAATGGTTGTTGTAATGTTTTCCTGTGCTTCTCTAGGTTTGGGCTTCAAAGTGGAATGAAAGAGCATTTTTCAGTACAAGAAAGGTCAAACTAGACCACGAGTATCTTTGCATGGCTGTCCTGGTTCAGGAAATAATAAATGCAGATTATGCATTTGTCATCCACACCACAAATCCATCTTCTGGCGACTCATCAGAAATATATGCCGAGGTTATATATATGGCGATTAATCAGTTTGCTGGCTCATGGATTCTCTAgtgaatattattttcattaaacttGTTGGCATATTATTGACACAGTTAGTGAAAGGCCTAGGAGAAACTCTAGTTGGTGCTTATCCTGGCCGTGCTTTAAGTTTCGTCTGCAAGAAAAACAATCTAAACTCTCCTCAGGTAAGAAATACCGTCAAATATCTTCTAGAAAGTTAGTTAGTTTTTGAGTGGTGGTATATACAAAGCAGACTTATACTCAATTCTTCTC is part of the Impatiens glandulifera chromosome 1, dImpGla2.1, whole genome shotgun sequence genome and encodes:
- the LOC124922114 gene encoding alpha-glucan water dikinase, chloroplastic, whose product is MSHSISHCLLHQRLLPSTVFEHQSKTNAPCISSRNTLFKPQATSHIRNSHLSTEFRGRGLHARRRKQLMETRRSASKAALATGPASELIDGFKLEGNSELKISVSSAAQGAISQVEIQVTNSNNSLLLHWGGVPKMKEKWVLPARRPEGTQVYKDRALRTPFLKSGPHSILKIEIDDPALQALEFLIFDEEQNKWFKNRGENFIVKLPARDKPVPKLSVPEDLVQIQAYLRWERKGKQSYTAKQEKEEYEAARAELLDEVSKGTSIQDLRTRLTNKNGKSTSQERVRSETKSQIPDDLIQSQAYLRWEKAGKPSYSDDQQLKEFEQARRELQVALDEGSSLDELRKKFVKGEIKTKVVKQPERKSNFSPGRIQRKKRDPVQLLSKKLAGSPEEMTTRELPALSPFEQYGKLKVEQAGDTLLHKKVYKIADKKLLVLVNKANGKLKVHLATDLEDPLILHWALSHKAGEWVAPPPTAVPLGSSTHGNAIETQFKSSSGDLPYKVQSLEIEFEDEQFVGMPFVLLSGEKWIKNNGSDFYAEFSTGSMVVKKVAVGDGQGTATSLLNKIADLESEAQKSFMHRFNIAADLIDEAKGSGELGFAGLLVWMRFMATRQLIWNKNYNVKPREISKAQDRLTDLLQNAYKTHPQCRELVRMIMSSVGRGGEGDVGQRIRDEILVIQRKNDCKGGIMEEWHQKLHNNTSPDDVVICQALIDYIKSDFDISVYWKTLNENGITKERLLSYDRAIHSEPNFRGEQKDGLLQDLGHYMRTLKAVHSGADLESAISNCMGYKTEGQGFMVGVEINPISGLPSEFPELLRFILDHVEDRNVEALLEGLLEARQELRPSLSNSSNRLKDLLFLDIALDSTVRTATERGYEELNNAQPEKIMYFINLVLENLILSSDDNEDFIYCFKGWNHALNMLKSGDSHWALYAKSVLDRTRLALASKAEWYHHLLQPSAEYLGSQLGVDKWAIDIFTEEIIRSGSAASLSALINRLDPVLRETAHLGSWQIISPVEVVGYVVVVDQLLTVQNKSYDKPTILVAKSVKGEEEIPDGTVAVLTPDMPDVLSHVSVRARNCKVCFATCFDPNILADLEAKQGKLIHLKPTSSDIVYSETKEDDLVNGDSSKSIEGSLPSVTLTKKQFLGRYAISSDEFTPEMVGAKSRNIAYLKGKVPSWVGIPTSVALPFGVFEEVLSDNINKVVSEKLQVLKKKLYGGDINVLGEIRKTVLELAAPEKLVTELKLKMQSAGMPWPGDESQERWKQAWTAIKKVWASKWNERAFFSTRKVKLDHEYLCMAVLVQEIINADYAFVIHTTNPSSGDSSEIYAELVKGLGETLVGAYPGRALSFVCKKNNLNSPQVLGYPSKPIGLFISRSIIFRSDSNGEDLEGYAGAGLYDSVPMDEEEKVVIDYSSDKLMVDGNFRESILTSIAKAGNAIEELYGSPQDIEGVVKDGKIYVVQTRPQM